A window of the Cucurbita pepo subsp. pepo cultivar mu-cu-16 chromosome LG01, ASM280686v2, whole genome shotgun sequence genome harbors these coding sequences:
- the LOC111794366 gene encoding ras-related protein RABE1c-like has protein sequence MAAPPARARADYDYLIKLLLIGDSGVGKSCLLLRFSDGSFTTSFITTIGIDFKIRTIELDGKRIKLQIWDTAGQERFRTITTAYYRGAMGILLVYDVTDESSFNNIRNWIRNIEQHASDNVNKILVGNKADMDESKRAVPTSKGQALADEYGIKFFETSAKTNMNVEEVFFSIARDIKQRLSDTDSKSEPQTIKINKPDAGGGDGQAAQKSTCCGS, from the exons ATGGCTGCACCACCGGCAAGGGCTCGTGCTGATTACGATTACCTCATTAAGCTTTTGCTTATTGGCGATAGCG GTGTGGGAAAGAGTTGTCTGCTTCTGCGTTTTTCTGATGGTTCTTTCACAACCAGTTTTATCACCACAATTGG TATTGATTTTAAGATACGAACCATTGAGCTTGATGGGAAGAGAATCAAATTGCAAATCTGGGATACAGCTGGTCAGGAACGTTTCCGGACTATCACAACAG CTTACTATCGAGGAGCCATGGGAATTTTGCTGGTTTATGATGTCACTGACGAGTCATCTTTCAACA ACATTAGGAATTGGATTCGCAATATTGAACAGCATGCATCTGATAATGTGAACAAGATACTGGTAGGAAATAAGGCTGATATGGATGAAAGTAAAAGG GCTGTGCCTACTTCTAAGGGTCAAGCTCTTGCTGATGAATATGGAATCAAATTCTTTGAAACC AGTGCAAAGACAAACATGAATGTCGAGGaggttttcttttcaattgcCAGGGACATTAAGCAAAGGCTTTCAGACACTGATTCCAAGTCAGAG CCtcaaacaatcaaaataaacaaGCCAGACGCAGGTGGTGGCGATGGTCAAGCCGCTCAAAAGTCAACTTGCTGTGGCTCGTAA
- the LOC111811671 gene encoding protein INVOLVED IN DE NOVO 2-like: MGSSSSDDSDVDTDISESELDERESKSYEELKNGKRIVKLSHETFTCPYCSRKRKRDFLYKDLLQHASGVGNSPSNKRSAKEKANHLALVKYLEKDLADAVGPSKPASNNDPVMDCDHDEKFVWPWRGIVVNIPTRRTDDGRYVGESGSKFRDELKERGFNPTRVTPLWNYRGHSGCAIVEFNKDWPGLHNAISFERAYEADHHGKKDWLANGTEKLGVYAWVARADDYNSSNIIGEHLRKIGDLKTVSEIIEEEARKQDRLVSNLTSIIELKNKHLREMEERCSETATTLNNLMVERDKLLQAYNEEIKKIQLGARDHLKKIFSDHEKLKLQLESQKKEFELRGRELEMREAQNEHESKYLAEEIEKYEVRNSSLQLAELEQQKADEDFMKLADDQKKQKEDLHNRIIRLEKQLDTKQALELEIERLRGSLNVMKHMGDDEDVEVLQKAETILKSLSEKEGDLEALDELNQTLIVKQRKSNDELQEARKEIVNAFKDLPGRSHLRVKRMGELDTKPFHEAAKKRYNEDEADERASELCSLWAEYLKDPDWHPFKVIKEEGRDNEEGKEIEVLDDEDEKLQDLKNEWGEEVFKAVTAALREINEYNPSGRYIVSELWNYQEDRKATLREGVKFLLDKLKRSN, encoded by the exons ATGGGAAGTTCCTCATCTGACGATTCTGATGTGGACACTGATATCAGTGAATCTGAATTGGATGAGCGGGAGAGCAAGTCCTATGAAGAacttaaaaatggaaaacgcATTGTAAAACTCTCGCATGAGACATTTACTTGCCCCTACTGctcgagaaaaagaaagagggatTTCTTATATAAGGATCTCCTGCAGCATGCTTCTGGGGTAGGCAACAGCCCTTCAAATAAACGGAGTGCCAAAGAAAAAGCTAATCATTTAGCTTTAGtgaaatatttggaaaaagaTCTAGCTGATGCTGTTGGTCCATCAAAACCTGCAAGCAATAATGATCCTGTTATGGATTGCGATCACGATGAAAAGTTTGTGTGGCCATGGAGAGGAATTGTGGTAAACATTCCGACTAGGCGTACAGATGATGGGCGATATGTGGGAGAGAGTGGATCAAAGTTTAGGGATGAGTTGAAAGAAAGAGGATTTAATCCCACAAGAGTTACTCCCTTGTGGAATTACCGGGGTCACTCCGGTTGTGCTATCGTGGAATTTAATAAAGATTGGCCCGGTTTGCATAATGCTATTTCTTTTGAGAGGGCTTATGAGGCAGATCACCATGGAAAAAAGGATTGGCTGGCTAATGGTACTGAGAAACTAGGAGTTTATGCCTGGGTTGCTCGTGCTGATGATTACAACTCGAGTAATATAATCGGGGAACATTTGCGCAAGATTGGAGACCTGAAGACCGTATCTGAAATTATTGAGGAGGAAGCACGGAAGCAGGATAGACTTGTGTCCAATCTTACAAGTATCATCGAGCTCAAGAACAAACATTTGAGAGAGATGGAGGAAAGATGTAGTGAAACTGCCACCACTCTTAACAATTTGATGGTGGAGAGAGATAAATTACTTCAAGCTTATAACGAAG agataaaaaaaattcaattggGTGCAAGGGATCACCTTAAGAAGATCTTCAGTGATCATGAAAAACTAAAGTTGCAACTAGAATCTCAGAAAAAAGAGTTCGAGTTAAGAGGAAGAGAACTGGAGATGCGTGAAGCACAAAATGAACATGAGAGCAAGTATTTGGctgaagaaattgagaag TATGAGGTGAGAAATAGTTCTCTTCAATTGGCTGAGTTAGAGCAACAGAAGGCTGATGAAGATTTTATGAAGCTGGCAGATGATCAGAAG AAACAAAAGGAGGACCTCCATAATAGAATAATCCGACTGGAAAAGCAACTGGATACCAAGCAAGCATTAGAGTTGGAAATTGAGCGTCTACGTGGGTCGTTGAATGTTATGAAGCACATGGGAGATGATGAGGATGTGGAAGTCCTCCAGAAGGCAGAGACAATACTAAAAAGTTTGAGTGAAAAGGAAGGAGATCTTGAAGCTCTTGATGAACTTAACCAAACATTGATAGTAAAGCAGCGCAAGAGTAACGACGAACTCCAAGAAGCCCGTAAAGAGATAGTGAat GCTTTTAAAGATTTGCCTGGTCGTTCCCACTTGCGTGTTAAGAGAATGGGTGAACTAGATACAAAACCATTCCATGAAGCAGCGAAGAAAAGATATAATGAGGATGAAGCAGATGAAAGAGCTTCAGAGTTGTGCTCATTATGGGCAGAATATCTCAAGGACCCAGATTGGCATCCTTTCAAAGTAATTAAGGAAGAAGGAAGGGATAACGAGGAAGGAAAG GAAATTGAAGTTttggatgatgaagatgagaaACTGCAAGATCTGAAAAATGAGTGGGGGGAGGAAGTGTTCAAGGCTGTGACAGCAGCTTTAAGGGAGATAAATGAATATAATCCAAGTGGAAGGTATATAGTATCGGAGCTATGGAACTACCAAGAGGACAGGAAAGCAACGTTGCGAGAGGGAGTGAAATTCTTACTGGACAAGTTGAAAAGAAGCAACTAG